Proteins encoded together in one Riemerella anatipestifer window:
- a CDS encoding D-2-hydroxyacid dehydrogenase yields the protein MKVLANDGMSNAGITMLKNAGIEFVEHRVAQEQLANFINENNIDVLLVRSATKVRKDLIDACPSLKIIGRGGVGMDNIDVDYALSKGIKVINTPLASSKSVAEMVFAHFFSLARFLHESNRMMPLEGDTKFKDLKKAYTKAVELSGKTLGIIGLGSIGKEVAKIGIALGMNIVAYTRKARKETISLNFFDGRSLDFEIETTNDLSKLLSSSDFITINTPKTEGYILDSAEYECMKDGVFIVNTARGGVLNEEALLEFIENGKIAGAALDVFENEPEPSLSLLMNPSLSLSPHLGGNTLEAQERIGTELAQQIINFNS from the coding sequence ATGAAAGTATTAGCTAACGATGGTATGTCCAATGCAGGGATTACCATGTTAAAAAATGCAGGGATAGAGTTTGTTGAGCATCGTGTAGCTCAAGAGCAATTAGCCAACTTTATAAATGAAAATAATATAGATGTACTTCTTGTAAGAAGTGCCACCAAAGTAAGAAAAGACTTAATAGATGCCTGCCCTAGCCTCAAAATAATAGGTAGAGGTGGTGTAGGAATGGATAATATAGATGTAGATTATGCTTTATCCAAAGGTATTAAAGTCATCAATACCCCTTTAGCTTCGTCTAAATCTGTAGCAGAGATGGTATTTGCTCATTTCTTCTCTTTGGCAAGATTTTTACACGAATCTAACCGAATGATGCCTCTAGAAGGAGATACCAAATTTAAAGATTTAAAAAAAGCCTACACTAAAGCGGTGGAGCTTTCAGGAAAAACGTTAGGAATTATCGGTTTAGGAAGTATTGGTAAAGAAGTAGCTAAAATAGGCATTGCCCTAGGAATGAATATCGTGGCCTACACTAGAAAAGCTAGAAAAGAAACTATTTCCCTCAACTTTTTTGATGGGAGAAGTCTTGATTTTGAAATAGAAACTACAAACGATTTGTCTAAGTTACTGTCTTCGTCTGATTTCATTACAATAAACACACCTAAAACAGAAGGATATATACTAGATTCTGCTGAGTACGAGTGTATGAAAGATGGTGTATTTATTGTAAATACGGCTAGAGGTGGTGTACTTAATGAGGAAGCTTTACTAGAATTTATTGAAAACGGTAAAATAGCAGGCGCTGCTCTAGATGTTTTTGAGAATGAGCCAGAGCCATCTTTATCTTTACTTATGAATCCTAGCCTTTCATTAAGTCCTCATTTAGGAGGCAACACTCTTGAAGCCCAAGAAAGAATCGGAACAGAACTTGCTCAACAAATTATAAACTTTAATTCGTAA
- the guaA gene encoding glutamine-hydrolyzing GMP synthase: MQNGIIILDFGSQYNQLIGRRIREMEVYSEVLPYNTPIEVILEKNPKGIILSGGPSSVNAENAHLVDKALFEQSIPVLGICYGMQLTTHLLGGTVKKGIKGEYGKAELKIQQSSKLFQGVSEESIVWMSHFDEVEVVPEGFTINAKTEVISAISNEDRDIYCVQFHPEVSHTEEGVKMLENFVFNICKAEKNWKLTSYIDRTVEEIRQKVGNQKVILGLSGGVDSSVAAVLIHKAIGSQLTCIFVDTGLLRKNEAQKVMENYGSHFNLNIKLIDASERFLSKLKGVSDPEQKRKIIGNEFVAVFDEESHKIEGAKFLAQGTIYPDVIESQSVKGPSAVIKSHHNVGGLPEDMEFELLEPLRELFKDEVRKVGEELGIPHHLVYRHPFPGPGLGIRILGEVDAEKAKILQEADDIFIEELYKNDLYDKVSQAFVVLLPVKSVGVMGDERTYEYTAVVRSANTIDFMTATFSKFPWEFLEKVSNRIINEVKGINRVVYDISSKPPATIEWE; the protein is encoded by the coding sequence ATGCAAAACGGAATTATTATATTAGACTTCGGTTCTCAGTACAACCAACTGATAGGAAGACGTATTAGAGAAATGGAAGTTTACTCTGAAGTATTGCCTTACAATACACCTATTGAAGTCATATTAGAAAAGAACCCAAAAGGGATTATCTTATCTGGTGGGCCTAGCTCTGTAAATGCGGAAAATGCCCATTTGGTAGACAAAGCTTTGTTTGAACAATCAATTCCTGTATTAGGAATCTGCTATGGCATGCAGTTAACGACTCATCTGCTTGGAGGCACTGTTAAAAAAGGTATCAAAGGGGAATACGGCAAAGCTGAGCTTAAAATACAACAATCGTCTAAATTATTTCAAGGTGTTTCGGAAGAATCTATTGTTTGGATGAGCCATTTTGATGAAGTAGAAGTAGTACCAGAAGGTTTTACTATTAACGCTAAAACAGAAGTAATTTCAGCTATTTCAAATGAAGATAGAGACATTTATTGCGTTCAGTTTCACCCAGAAGTTTCCCATACGGAAGAAGGTGTTAAGATGTTGGAAAACTTTGTCTTTAATATTTGTAAGGCAGAGAAAAACTGGAAACTTACTAGCTATATAGACCGTACTGTAGAAGAAATTAGACAAAAGGTAGGCAATCAGAAAGTGATATTAGGACTATCTGGAGGTGTGGATTCTTCTGTAGCAGCGGTTTTAATCCATAAAGCTATTGGCTCTCAACTAACTTGTATTTTTGTAGATACAGGGCTTTTAAGAAAAAACGAAGCACAGAAGGTAATGGAAAATTATGGTTCTCATTTCAATCTTAACATTAAGCTGATAGATGCTTCAGAGAGATTTTTATCAAAATTAAAAGGTGTTTCAGACCCTGAACAAAAACGAAAAATCATCGGAAATGAGTTTGTAGCTGTTTTTGATGAAGAATCTCATAAAATAGAAGGTGCCAAGTTCTTAGCACAAGGAACGATTTATCCAGATGTGATAGAATCTCAATCGGTTAAAGGTCCATCTGCAGTTATAAAATCCCATCACAATGTGGGTGGTTTGCCTGAAGATATGGAGTTTGAACTTTTAGAACCTTTGAGAGAGCTTTTCAAAGATGAAGTAAGAAAAGTAGGAGAGGAGTTGGGGATTCCACATCATTTGGTTTACAGACATCCGTTTCCGGGACCTGGATTAGGTATTAGAATTTTGGGTGAAGTAGATGCTGAAAAAGCTAAAATATTGCAAGAAGCCGATGATATTTTTATAGAAGAACTTTATAAAAATGATTTATACGATAAGGTGTCTCAAGCGTTTGTGGTATTACTTCCTGTGAAATCGGTAGGAGTTATGGGAGACGAGAGAACTTATGAATACACAGCTGTGGTGCGTTCTGCAAATACAATAGACTTTATGACGGCAACCTTTAGTAAATTTCCTTGGGAGTTCTTAGAAAAGGTATCTAATAGAATCATCAATGAAGTTAAAGGTATCAATAGAGTAGTTTATGATATCTCTAGTAAACCACCTGCAACTATAGAATGGGAGTAA
- a CDS encoding DUF1015 domain-containing protein, giving the protein MPTFKPFKGVRPRSEYINIFPTRPLDNYTDDVIAEKANIEGSYINMVKPYICSKSKDVNRNLRKVRNNYEEIAKSNLMQDAASYYLYEQIMPNKTVFRGLLGLVSVEDFWNGKIKKHEATITHKKERLAEYLGKVELQAEPVLLTYPANSKVEMLMNLEEKNIPIINFKDDQNICHKVWKIDNRLKLQQFKEVIDQIDSFYIADGHHRIGSAALNAKLQREKNKKSLGTEGYNFVYSFIVSNQSIKIHDYNRLIKDLNGFSKEDFLKRLEQDFLIYEKGETPYFPSKKFHISMYLDGKFYSLHIKHDLRPTEEGLESMDHYLLEKFILKPILGIENSKISDRVKFLKGTSDINGILKLKDKVDSNEYQVAFGVYPVSFNDLVKISDLNQKMPPKSTLISPKLMTAMVMYDMK; this is encoded by the coding sequence ATGCCTACATTTAAACCATTTAAAGGAGTAAGACCAAGAAGCGAGTACATTAACATATTTCCCACTCGTCCGTTGGATAACTATACTGATGATGTGATAGCTGAAAAAGCGAACATAGAAGGAAGCTACATCAATATGGTAAAGCCCTATATATGCAGTAAATCCAAAGATGTAAACAGAAATTTAAGAAAGGTAAGAAATAACTACGAAGAAATAGCAAAGAGTAATCTTATGCAAGATGCCGCTTCTTACTACTTATACGAGCAAATAATGCCTAACAAAACCGTTTTCAGAGGTTTATTAGGATTAGTTTCTGTAGAAGATTTTTGGAATGGCAAAATAAAAAAGCACGAGGCTACTATTACACATAAAAAAGAAAGGTTAGCCGAATACCTTGGTAAGGTAGAACTACAAGCAGAACCTGTACTCCTTACCTATCCAGCAAACTCAAAGGTAGAAATGTTGATGAATCTTGAGGAGAAAAACATTCCTATCATAAATTTCAAAGATGACCAAAATATTTGTCATAAAGTTTGGAAAATAGATAACCGCCTAAAACTCCAACAGTTTAAAGAGGTTATAGACCAAATAGACTCTTTCTACATAGCCGACGGACACCATAGAATTGGCTCTGCTGCATTGAATGCAAAATTACAAAGAGAGAAAAACAAAAAGAGTTTAGGTACAGAAGGTTATAACTTTGTTTATAGTTTCATTGTATCTAATCAGTCTATAAAAATACACGATTACAACAGATTGATAAAAGACCTTAACGGATTTTCTAAGGAAGATTTCTTAAAACGATTGGAGCAAGATTTCCTTATCTATGAAAAGGGAGAAACGCCTTATTTCCCTTCTAAAAAATTCCATATCAGTATGTATTTAGATGGGAAATTTTATAGTCTACACATTAAACACGACCTTCGTCCTACGGAAGAAGGATTGGAGAGTATGGATCATTACCTTTTAGAAAAGTTTATTCTAAAACCAATTTTAGGTATAGAAAACTCTAAGATTTCGGATAGAGTTAAATTTTTAAAGGGAACTTCTGATATTAACGGAATACTAAAATTAAAAGACAAGGTAGACTCAAACGAATATCAAGTTGCTTTTGGGGTTTATCCAGTAAGTTTTAATGATTTGGTTAAAATATCCGACTTAAATCAAAAAATGCCACCTAAATCTACTCTAATATCTCCAAAACTGATGACCGCAATGGTGATGTACGATATGAAATAA
- a CDS encoding mechanosensitive ion channel family protein: MFLNTTEQSFTKNVGSAWDKTYEKLEDWQQSIFSNIPNFIVAIFVFTVALFLSRIIYRVVVSLLYKTSLQDSAKNVIARMVSIGVIMLGIILVLVVLNLNGVLNTILAGAGVMGLAVGLALQGTLSNTFSGVVLSLVKNIRIGDWVSSNNFSGQIMDIDFRMTTIKDIDNNIVLIPNKLVLDSPIKNASLTPQRRLILTCGVGYESDLDKVKEIVLETVKKTVEYLVEEEEITFLYTSFGDSAIDFELRCMLNVSSGLLVAQQKSNLITALKKRFDEEGINIPFPIRTFKFEQ, translated from the coding sequence ATGTTTTTAAATACTACGGAACAGTCATTTACAAAAAATGTTGGCTCTGCTTGGGATAAAACCTATGAGAAATTAGAAGATTGGCAGCAGTCCATATTTTCTAATATTCCTAACTTTATTGTAGCAATTTTTGTTTTTACAGTCGCTCTATTTTTATCAAGAATTATTTATAGAGTTGTTGTTAGTCTACTTTACAAAACATCTTTACAAGATTCTGCTAAAAATGTAATTGCCAGAATGGTATCTATAGGAGTTATTATGCTTGGGATTATACTCGTTTTGGTAGTTCTTAACCTTAATGGTGTTTTAAATACGATTCTTGCGGGTGCTGGGGTTATGGGGTTAGCCGTAGGTCTAGCATTACAAGGAACGCTATCTAATACCTTCTCAGGAGTGGTACTTTCTTTAGTGAAAAATATCAGAATTGGCGATTGGGTATCCTCAAATAATTTCTCTGGTCAAATTATGGATATAGACTTTAGAATGACTACGATAAAAGATATAGATAATAATATTGTATTGATACCTAATAAATTAGTGTTAGACTCACCGATAAAAAATGCTTCTTTGACTCCTCAAAGAAGACTTATCTTAACCTGCGGTGTGGGGTATGAGTCTGATTTAGATAAAGTTAAAGAAATTGTTCTAGAAACAGTAAAAAAAACGGTTGAATATTTAGTAGAGGAAGAAGAAATTACTTTCCTCTATACCTCGTTTGGAGATAGTGCTATTGATTTTGAATTGAGATGTATGCTCAATGTTAGCTCTGGCTTGTTGGTAGCACAACAAAAAAGTAATCTTATTACTGCCCTAAAGAAAAGGTTTGATGAGGAAGGTATAAATATACCATTTCCTATTAGAACTTTTAAATTTGAACAATAG